A part of Miscanthus floridulus cultivar M001 chromosome 6, ASM1932011v1, whole genome shotgun sequence genomic DNA contains:
- the LOC136460422 gene encoding uncharacterized protein — translation MDRKYKITCPEQYDCLISAELPNKKKYLILYKMGHDSYKNRYPRPFYDVTVQGKDSYPVYKWREDGQKEKVRGHELDNRWVMPYNPYLLHLFNCHINVEACGSIKAVKYLFKYIYKGHDRASVAMRETNKEDSEGNVDEIKQYRDARWGIRRVLDCPGADKSMLTAYFKKNRTYETARGATSFECLRTVNGKILPTFREATERRGLIEQDNTLNESLTEAIGWMMPYAMRRLFATILVFCEPSDVFGLWEKHKEAMLEDYRRNNQSTFMVEQMVLMDIQKLLQSMQKDIMMYPLPDIDDTYDASHDIPREIFKEASIEVNEDDVALSDTLNKEQRAAYDEIMSSIDTEDDGLFFVDGPGRTGKLEKDYSGNSYIWCCGLNNAWWQNRPLALQDSPHHR, via the exons ATGGATAGGAAGTACAAGATCACATGTCCAGAGCAGTATGATTGCCTCATCTCAGCTGAGCTCCCGAACAAGAAGAAGTACCTAATCCTGTACAAGATG GGTCATGATTCCTACAAGAACCGCTACCCTAGACCTTTCTATGATGTTACAGTACAAGGCAAGGATTCATATCCAGTTTACAAATGGCGTGAAGATGGCCAAAAAGAAAAAGTTCGTGGACACGAGCTTGACAACAGATGGGTCATGCCTTACAACCCATATCTCCTCCATCTATTCAACTGCCACATAAATGTTGAGGCATGTGGGAGCATCAAGGCAGTCAAGTATCTGTTTAAGTACATTTACAAGGGTCATGACCGGGCGTCTGTGGCTATGAGAGAGACTAACAAGGAGGATAGTGAAGGGAacgttgatgagatcaagcagtacAGAGATGCTAGATGG GGGATTCGACGAGTGCTTGATTGTCCAGGTGCTGACAAGTCAATGCTTACAGCGTACTTCAAGAAGAATAGGACATATGAAACAGCTCGAG GTGCAACCTCATTTGAGTGTCTAAGGACCGTGAATGGCAAAATCCTACCGACCTTCCGTGAAGCTACAGAAAGAAGGGGCTTAATCGAACAGGACAACACGCTGAATGAGAGTCTCACTGAGGCAATCGGGTGGATGATGCCATATGCGATGCGAAGGCTCTTTGCAACAATATTGGTATTTTGTGAGCCCAGTGATGTGTTTGGACTATGGGAGAAACACAAGGAGGCAATGTTGGAGGACTACAGGCGCAATAATCAATCCACCTTCAtggtggagcagatggtcctcatGGATATTCAAAAATTGTTACAATCAATGCAGAAGGATATAATGATGTACCCACTTCCTGACATCGATGACACATATGATGCCTCTCATGATATTCCTAGAGAGATTTTTAAGGAGGCTAGCATTGAGGTTAACGAGGATGATGTGGCTCTGTCAGACACCCTTAACAAGGAGCAGCGGGCTGCATACGATGAGATCATGTCCTCGATTGATACTGAGGACGACGGTCTCTTCTTTGTGGATGGTCCTGGCAGGACCGGAAAG TTAGAAAAAGATTACAGTGGCAACAGTTACATCTGGTGTTGCGGCCTCAATAATGCCTGGTGGCAGAACCGTCCACTCGCGCTTCAAGATTCCCCTCACCATCGATAA
- the LOC136457984 gene encoding geranylgeranyl pyrophosphate synthase 7, chloroplastic-like translates to MNKLASCFLRHGAPSAQSFESYHVQRSPSLHSLQRRSVSMPRSRTADHAATAAKTTISPHANTQGADVTVVSGTSFDFERYLSDKARAVHDALDLALQGLPCPEVLSESMRYSVLAGGKRLRPALAIAACELVGGPAAAVVPVACAVEMIHTASLIHDDMPCMDDDALRRGHPSNHVAFGEPTALLAGDALLALAFEHVARGSAGAGVPADRALRAVLELGSAAGVGGIAAGQAADMASEGAPSGSVSLAALEYIHVHKTARLVEAAAVSGAVVGGADDGEVERVRRYAHFLGLLLQVVDDVLDVTATSEQLGKTAGKDAASGKTTYPRLMGLEGARAYMGELLAKADAELDGFDAARAAPLRHLARFMAYRQH, encoded by the coding sequence ATGAACAAGTTGGCATCCTGCTTCCTCCGGCACGGAGCACCATCCGCCCAAAGCTTCGAGTCCTACCATGTTCAGAGATCCCCTTCGCTGCACTCGCTTCAGAGACGATCCGTTTCCATGCCCCGAAGCCGCACTGCGGACCATGCTGCCACAGCCGCCAAAACCACCATCAGCCCCCATGCCAACACGCAAGGCGCCGACGTCACCGTCGTCAGTGGCACCAGCTTCGATTTCGAGCGGTACCTGTCGGACAAAGCCAGGGCCGTGCACGACGCGCTGGACCTTGCCCTGCAGGGCCTGCCGTGTCCCGAGGTTCTGAGCGAGTCCATGCGCTACTCCGTCCTCGCCGGCGGCAAGCGCCTCCGCCCCGCGCTGGCGATCGCCGCGTGCGAGCTCGTGGGCGGGCCCGCGGCCGCGGTCGTCCCGGTGGCCTGCGCCGTCGAGATGATCCACACCGCGTCGCTCATCCACGACGACATGCCGTGCATGGACGACGACGCGCTCCGCCGCGGCCACCCCTCCAACCACGTCGCGTTCGGCGAGCCCACGGCGCTGCTTGCGGGCGACGCGCTCCTGGCGCTTGCGTTCGAGCACGTCGCCCGCGGCAGCGCGGGCGCCGGCGTCCCCGCGGACCGCGCGCTTCGAGCCGTCCTGGAGCTCGGGAGCGCAGCTGGCGTGGGCGGCATCGCCGCGGGGCAGGCCGCCGACATGGCGAGCGAGGGAGCCCCCTCCGGTTCCGTGAGCCTGGCCGCGCTGGAGTACATTCACGTGCACAAGACGGCGAGGCTCGTGGAGGCCGCGGCGGTGTCGGGCGCCGTCGTCGGCGGCGCGGACGACGGCGAGGTCGAGCGCGTCCGTCGGTACGCGCACTTCTTGGGGCTCCTCCTCCAGGTGGTGGACGACGTGCTGGACGTGACGGCCACATCGGAGCAGCTGGGGAAGACGGCGGGCAAGGACGCGGCCTCCGGCAAGACCACGTACCCGCGGCTGATGGGCTTGGAGGGGGCGCGCGCATACATGGGCGAGCTCCTGGCGAAGGCCGATGCGGAGCTCGACGGGTTCGACGCCGCGCGCGCGGCGCCGCTGCGGCACCTCGCGCGGTTCATGGCGTACAGACAGCACTGA